ttttatgagttttttcttttatagctCATGTCCTAAAAGTAAAAACATagacacatttttttatatttctttattaaaaaatagactggacaatttttttaaaattattttatagtcCCATGAAATAGAAAGTAGTTGTatagaattaaaaattatttggttgtataaaattaaaaattatttctaataaaattacataattagattaatttattattaaataattataagtatattattatcCATATCAATAAAAAGACCATTTGAATCAACTGGACAGGACAATTCTTTAAGACCTTGTTTGACTACAtaaaccatttcatttcatttcactattatgatttttttaaattttcacataaaatataataaataattcaaatttcttaaattttaaaataaaaataatactaaaatatcTGTCAAGACCTACCAATGCATCCATTTCTCTTCTTGCCTCTCACTTCTTTAACATCACTCTTTCTGTCTTTTGACAAGACATGATGTTACTTTGCACTCCATGGTCTCTCGCTTATGCGCTTGAATTTTAGTTGGTGTAATGTTAAAGTACGAAGTAAACGCCGCGTTTAGTCTTTTCTTGGAAACATGCGGGACGGGATAGGGCCAAGAGAGTACGTAGTGAAAAGTTGGAAAGCCCAGTAGAGGCTGGGTGATAACGTGCAAGTCATGGGGGCAAAAGTGTTAAGACTGCGTACAAACTACAATGTGTAATGCGAATTGCGAAAGGCCATAGTAGAAACATCCTGAAGAGCTTCCCGTCGATCCAAGTGAATGACAAAATTACTAAAACAACAATCAAATGAGTTGCAGCCAGACTTTAATCTTGGAGGACATTTTTGTCCGTTCAAgcggaaagaaaaaaaaatcagcaattGTCATTTGTCTCTTTATCCGCAcagaatatatttaaaatctattttgaaGGATTAAAATGTAGTCTCGATAAAACAGTGAGGTAGCTAGGCATCGTTTGCTTTCATaagtatttttaacttatttaatataattattataattttttcaaatttttatataaaataaaataaataattcaactttttttaaaatttaaaataaaaataagattaaaaaatatattcaaataatattttatttaactttcaacttttatctcaatttacttCACCTTATCTAAAAAAacaaaccgaaaaaaaaaaaaaaaaaagtttaaaggGATAGAACATGAGGTTTAAACATTCtcattgattatttattttccgGAGAAtatctttttgtctttttaatgAAATCTCAGAATTAGCGTatgcaattatatattttaacgCCATGATCATTATTGTTAGACCAAGAAATTGAGTCATTGGCGTTGAGTGAAAAAGTGTGAATATGAACAAATATTATTCGGTAGTCCTCGGACTCGATTATTAAATGATGTAGAGTCCTATGTTCAACTACTTCATGAAAATACAGGCAAAATGGTCGTTAAACTTTATTGTTGCTtgtataaattttcatacaatattAAATGAGCAAGACATAATGTAAGATCTACATGCAAAATCGTCATTGTTAGGTGTCGTAAGCTTTAGCTACATTGATATCGAGCCTTACTTTTTATCATgttacgtttggatattgaaataatttcagatgatctgtaaataataataataaataataaataatgctaataaaaaaatagtgaatagtttgtaaataataatgaagtagTCAAATATAGCCTAATTATAGAGTCATGGTTACATGGTTAGACTGTTGAGTAGTCAACAATGATCAAATGGCTCACAGATGATGAAATATATTTGCAAGTTGGATGATAACcataaatgaaaggaaagaaaatgaacgATTGCAATTAATGACCCATCCATCCAACCAGTGTCCTTTTTGAATTTTCGGAGTTGATTTTACATCTGCATGATTCACAATAAGAAAAATggatatttgtgatatttttttgtgatgaaaattactatttatgataaaaatagatttattttagttgaaaataatcatttgattagaaataactggtcacaaataagtaattttcttataataattctaagtatatataaagttataGGTCGATCtgtctatatatacatatgtccCAACATCCAAGTTTTCTGaacttaaaaaaacattttatgtgTGGTTGCAGTACTACTGCAACAGCAACATGGTTGCATTAACAACGAAAGTGATGTCTGTTAGCTGCTTGGTTTTGGCGATCGGAATTTACATTTACCCGCGGGATCATGATCATTCTTTTGACTACTTCTATTTGGCCCTTCAATGGCCTGCATCAGTATGCCATGAAGGTTCGAACGTCAATTGTATCAACCCGCTTCCTGGCAATTTCACCATTCACGGACTCTGGGCacagaagaagatcaagaatcATAATAAGCTTAAGTCATACGATTGCAATAGTACttctacaagaaaaaaaatttgcagaAAGCATCCTTTTAACTATGACGaggttttatatttaataatgtttttatatatgttcCTCAAGTCTAGctttatgcatatatatgatcattcttcatgcagtagtttttgttttgtgcagCTGAAAAATGACAAGATGCTCatggagatgatgaataaaagcTGGCCGAACCTGATCGAGGGTCGAAGCTCATCACCAGATCATGAGCAGAACAAAAAGTTTTGGAAGCAAGAATGGGAAAGGCATGGCTGTTGCctcttcaatttcaaatctaaaCAAAAAGAGTACTTCAAGAAAACTTGTGGAATGTGGAAACAAGCCCCGCTGCTTGAAATCTTTGCAGCACAtagtaatatttttaagtttttattcactttctgtcaatattatttattaaattattttttccaaaaaaatttaagactaacacgaatttttattttattttatggtactgttcttcttttttgaaaaaaaaaaaaagaaccgcCGATTACTCCCGGCCGAAATAAAAAGTATTCTCTCAGACAGTACATTGAAGCCATTCGAAGGTCTGAACTGCGACGAGGGGCAGTACTTAAATGCAACAAAAACAAGCCGAAACGGCTGGTCGAAGTAAGACTTTGCACAGACAAAGAAGTGACTAAATTTGTGGATTGCCCTGGTCGAATATTAACCGTTTCTCGATCATGCGGTAAATATTCCAGCAAGATCGCATTTCCTATAAGTTATACTTaagatgatgatcatgaagTACAACGTCTACTACTGTAATTCCAGCTAATTCTATAATCTTATAATGTATccctaattatataatataatcagCAATATGAATAAAACGAAAAATCCCatacaattaataatatttttttttgtgaggggtttaattaattttaatgatgttaaagttgctcataatttttatttgttacaaAAACCAGTCTATGTCATCATCAGGTAATTGTCTAACActgttggttttggttttgacaAAGAAGAAAGCAGAGGAATGAATGTGCTCTGTATTGATAAAAACTGTCTCATTATAACTGTAGtcatttatactatatatagtatgtgTAGGAAGgcaaaaagaataaagaataaagaatatatGCCTAACAAACTTTACAGAAAATCCTAACAGAATGTTATCCTCGTTTGCTTCTGGAATCATCTTGTAAATGCAAGGTTTGCTGATTAATACTGGGATGTCTTGTGGCAGCTTGCGTAGATGAGGTGGCTTGCATGGTGTGCTGTTGTGATGATTGTATTTTCTGATTTAATATCCCCCGCAAAATGGAGAGTGGAGGTCAGTAACTCCCATCTTGAGTAACAATGAGTAGAACGTAGGGGAGTGCAGAGCCTTAGTTAAGAGGTCTGCAAGCTGAGAGTTCGATGGTGTGTAGGCTGTGGAAAGAACACATTCTTGAATTTTGTCCCGAATTAGATGGCAGTCTAATTCAATGTGTTTGGGTCtaattcaatgtgtttggttcttTTGTGGAAGACAGGATTAGAGGCAATGTATAAGGCTGATTTGCTATCACAATAGAGTGTAGCTGGCTAAGGATGGAGGACCTGAAGATCAACGAGAAGGTACTTGATCCATATGATTTCGCATGAAGCAGATGCCATAGAGCGGTATTCTGCTTCAGCAGAACTTCTTGACATTGTTGTTTGCTTCTTACATTTCCAGGAGACAAGAGATTGGCCAAGGAAGACACAATAGCATGTTGTGGAACGCCTAGTGTCAGGACACGATGACCAATCAGAGTCGCAATAAACAGTCAAGTGACATGAAGATGAGGATGGGAAAAACAAACCCTGTCCTGGAGATTTCTTGATATACCGCAACACTTTATACGCAGCATTGAGGTGGGGAACCCGTGGTGATGCCATGTATTGACTCAAAAGATTAACTGAATAGGAGAGGTCAAGTCGTGTAATGGTGAGGTAAAGGAGTCTGCCAACCATTCTCCTGTATTCACTAGGATCATTCAGCAACTGACCTTCATCTTTGCACAGTTTAATATTTGGATCCATTGGGATTAAACTTGGCTTACAACCAAGCAAACTAGCATCATGTAATATGTCTAATGCATATTTACGTTGACAAATTTGTATCCCAGTAGGATTTCGGGCAACCTCTaagcccaaaaaatattttagatgacCAAGATCCTTGATTTTGAACTTGGTAgctaaaaaatcttttaaatcaGAAACAGCTTTGAGATCATTAGAGGCcacaataatatcatcaacgtagACACGTAATGCAATGAATGAAGGACCATTACCTTTGGTAAAAAGAGTGTAGTCAGCTCAAGATTGATGAAAACCAAATTGAAGCAAAGATGAGAGAATTTGGCATACCATTGACGAGAAGCCTGCTTGAGGCCATATAACTCTTCTTTAACTTGCAAACTTTGTCTTAATTGGGAAGTGAGTAGCCAGGAGGCATCTTCATGTATACTTCTTCTTTTAATTCCTCATATAAAAAGGCGTTGTTTACATTAAATTGATGCAAACTCCAGCCTTTAACAGCAGCAATAGCCAATAGAGATTTGACTGTGACAAGTTTGGCAACGGGGGAAAAAGTTTCATGGTAATCGAGTCCTTCCTCTTGGATATACCCTTTAGCAACCAAGCGTGCCTTGTGTCTTTCTATAGAGCCATCTGAGTTGTATTTGAGGCGATAAACCCATTTTGAACCAATTGCTTTCTTTCCGATAGGCAGATCAACAACATCCCAAGTGTGATTCAATTGCAAAGCAGCAATCTCATCATCCATGGCTTTGCGCCATTCTAAAAACTTCACAGCTTGAGAATAGGTGGTGGGTTCAGAATTTTGAAGAATGGTAGCGGCAAAGGCAGCATGTTTGGGAGAAAATTTTTTGTTAGTTAAATAAGAGGACAAGGGATAGAGAGCAACAGTACATTTTATCTTGGAAGTTGACTGTGAAGGAGAAGTCACAATGGCCTGTTGACAAGAGTAATCCTGCAAGTAGGAAAGCTGTTTCTTTGCTCGTGTGGATCTTCGAGGTGTAGAGGGAATGTTGGGAGGGGTAGTTTGAGAGATGGGTGATTGAGGGGTGGATAACGTGGGAGGGGAATGGGGCTGGGAGGTAAAATTGGAAGTATTAGATGGGGGAGGAATGTGTGAAGGTAAATGATTGGTTGGACCAAGAAGAGGAAAATATGGCATGGAATGTAATGTGCTGCTGTGATTATTGGAAATGGAGGATGATTTGTAAGGAAAAATGTGCTCATAGAATATGACATCACGAGAATGAAAGATGGAATTGGTGGCTAAATCCAGCAACTTGTAACCCTTGATTCCGAAAGGATAACCAAGTAAAATGCATTGTTTAGCTCGGGAATCAAACTTGTGGCAGTTTTGTTTAATAGAAGATGCATAACAGAGGCATCCAAAGGTTTTCAAGTGAGTATATGTTGGTATTTGCTGAAAGAGCAATTTATATGGACTGCTGTTTTGTAGATTAGGGGAGGGGGTGCGATTGATAAGGTAGGTGGCAGTTAACACTAGATCATTCCAAAAAGAAAGTGGAATACCAGATTGAAAATGTAATGCTTGGGCAACGTTAAGAATGTGTTGGTGTTTGTGTTCGACAACACCATTCTGTTGGGGACTCTCAACACAGCTTTTTTGATGAATTATTCCTTGTCTTGAATAAAAATCAGTCATTGCAAATTCAGCCCCATTATCTGAGcgaatgaatttaattttggacTGAAATTGGGTCTCaatgagagaacaaaaagattgaagaagaggtctggtttgagatttatttttcattaaatacaaCCAGATGCATCTTGTGTAGTCATCTACAATggttagaaaaaattttgaacaatCGTATGCTACTTCAGAGCAAGGCCTCCATATGTCACAATGTATGAGATCAAAAGGTTTGGAAGTGCGATGTTCACTTGATGAGAATGGTAGACAGTGATGCTTAGAAAAATGACAAACAGTACACGgtgtatttgtatttataacAGCAAGATTATGTAAGTCTTTTTGTAACAAGGAAAGCCGTGAATTGGATAGGTGACCCGTTCGACAATGCCAAAGCTATTGGTCATTGGGACGGGAAGTAACAgagttagaaaaagaaaaatgattgtatgGTAAAGCAGAAAAAACAGTGGAGAGGGCAACAGGCGAAACTGTTGTCAACTTGAGGTGGTATAGACCATTGTGAATTTCACCCTTCCCAATCGTGCTCCAAGAAAAAGGTCCTGTAAATAACACTCATTAGTGAAGAATAGTAGACAACATGAAAGATCTTGTGTTAATTTTTTTgctgaaatcaaattaaaattgaatGTGGGGATGCATAAAGCATCATGAAGAATGAGCTGGTTGCTACGATGGACAGTGCCTTTATGGGTCACTTGTGCATGATGACCATTGGGAATTTGACATTGAGAGACACGTGAGTGGGTGGACTGGTGTAAAGGGAGGAGcaacagatcatgtgatctgttgcTCCTGTGTCGATTATCCAAGGGATGGTGGTGGTTAGTGGAAAATTGGATTGAAAAGCTGAGAAACAGAAATTCATACCAGTCATGGTGGAAGCCGAGGGGCAGGAGGGTGTGGAATCAATTTGAACCTGATTAACAGAAGGTTATGTAGCTTGAGGTTGTAGTAAAGCCAAGAGATGTTGATATTGCGCTTTGGTGAGAACAGCTTGGGAATCCTCATTGATCTGTTCTTGGTTGGATAAGCTGACTTGGTTAGCAAAGGAGTCTGGTGCTTTGCCTCGAGTGAAGAGTTTATGGCTAGGTGGATAGCCATGCAACTTAAAACTACGTTCAGCAATGTGACCAACCATATGGCAGTGGGTACACATGGGTTTCTGAAGAGTTGGATTGGCCTTAAAGCATTTTTCCAGGGAATGACCAGGAATTTTACAGTTATTGCAAAATGGTCTTTCTCACCTTGGAGAGCCATGTGGTTTGGAATTGTCTTGGTTAGAGAAGAAAGTGGATTTTGCTGCTAAGGCAAGGGTATCATGTAAAGTGGGAGGATTGGAAAGTTGCTTGCGTTTTTCTTTCTGTTGAACCAAGGCATAGACTTCACTCAAACTTGGGATGGGTTTAATCAAGATAATTTGAGCTTTGATATTGGTAAATGAATCATGAAGCCCCATGAGAAACTTCATGGACCAATCATGTTGCTAGTGctcaaaaacatttttcatgGCACCACAGGTGCATGATGGGAGGGATTCAAAATTGAGAAGTTCATCGAGAAGCCTTTTCAATTTTGAGAAGTAGAGGCTAACAAAATCATCACCTTGAACAAGAGAATTAATGGACTGCTTGAGTTCATAAGTTCGAGGACCATTATTTTGTGCAAATCGTTGCTCCGACTCAAGCCATAGGTCATGAGCAGTATCAACATACACGacactattttttatttccattgaCATTGCATTTTGAAGCCAAGTTATCACCATGTCATTGCATTCAATCCATGGTTCTAACAAGGGATCATTAGGATTAGTAGGTTCCCGTAAGATACTATCAATAAaatccaatttcttttttattcttaatgaGCGACGACGGTGCGTGCCCAGGGATGGTAGTTATCAGTTGTGAGAAGATGGCTGGTGAGAAGAGTTGCAGATCCATCGTTCGGATTGAGAAAGTATGGGCTAGAGGGATCTTTAGGGTTTTTGTTGgttggaggaagaggaggaggaggcgaTGGGTTATTGTTGTCCGAAGCCATTATGGCTCTGGTACcatgttggttttggttttgacgAAGAAGAAAGCAGAGGAATGAATGTGCTCTGTATTGATAAAAACTGTCGCATTACAACTGTGGtcatttatactatatatagtatgtgtaggaaggcaaaaagaaaaaagaaaaaagaatatatgcCTAACAAACTTTATAGAAAATCCTAACAGAATGTTATCCTCGTTTGCTTCTGGAATCATCTTGTAAATGCAAAGTTTGCTGATTACTGGGATGTCTTGTGGCAGCTTGCGTAGATGAGGTGGCTTGCATGGTGTGCTGCTGTGATGATTGTATTTTCTGATTTAATAAACACTATGGGAGGGTGACGATATTTTGTTATGTATAAGCAAGTTTGCATACCAAActgcatattaatgttgttgcttttatattctaaattcaaattagcattgttttcaataaaatctactttctaacCAATTGTATTGAATGGATGCGCGTATTAATGCGCATAATCATTTCCACTTAGATTTTTCCTGGTAATATTCcgatattttttcctttctattctctattttttattttaaatttagttcaatattatatatgcatgatagcCAGATTTACGCTTTAATGTttactaatagaaattaaaatatagtaGAAATTGAGACGAAGAAGAGAGTAGGAGGAGAATGAGAGAACAATTACTTGGAAGTCAACATTTTTATATTCTCGATTATTTTTggataaattatttgtatagtaATAGATTGTGTAAATTTTACACTCTCCTTTAAATATATTAAGTGAGCAAATATAGGAtatactgttaaaaaattaattttttttaaatgaatctCATTTAATGAGTTTTTACTTTTAggacattttcttttatagctTATGTCCTAAAAGTAAAAAcatagacaatttttttttaatatttctttattaaaaaatagactggacaattctttttataattattttatactcCCATGAAATAGAAAgtagttgtataaaattaaaaattatttctaataaaTGACATAATTAGATTAATtcttactattaaataattataagtatattattatcCATATCAGTAAAAAGACCCTCTTACTTGACTGGACCCAACTCTTTAAAACCTCATTtgattatacaaatcatttcatcttatctaataattataatttttttagatttttacataaaatataataaataatttattttttaaaaatttttaaatataaataatattaaaaaatatattttaatagttttaaatttaattttttaatttttattaatctgtaaccaaacgaggcttgACCTCCCCTAACTGTCCCGTTACCAAAAACAGAAATCGTAAAGTTAAAGAACAGCgttataaaatacaaataaaatattaaaaaatgaaaatataagaataactgatttttttttttttaatgggcatATAATAATAACTGTTTACACTTTACAGTTAGTAAACAAGATCCATCAGGACCATCACCAGCACTTATCGATAAGtcatacaacttttcaaaagCCCGGAAACACAGAGGGGAGGGTCCGCCTATCCACTTACTGCCACCTGGATACTTAGCTTTTTAGACGCTGCACATGCTGACGCCTTTAAAGGGCGCGTGAGATTTGTCCCTTCCGGGCAGAGTACTGTCTTTCCGCGAAAAATTCAAGGTTGTTACGGTATTTGATATGATACCAGACATTTcacaatacatattataaaataaaaatatttttaaaaaataaccttattttataaaatattttatacaaatatttatttttataatattattatacaaagTGTTACAAAAAGTGATATGaacttatcaattttttttttgaaggtgATGCAACATTGTTGTACggtattttaggtttttttaatgttaaaattaaaaaaaaaactaatttatacTGTAGAAAGTTTTGACAGcaagttaaattgagatgagataatagttaaaaattgaattgaatattattaggttatttttttaatatttttattttttaaaatttgaaaaaattagattgtttactttattttatttgaaaaattaaaaaaattataatgattagataatatgagttgagatgctttttgaatccaaataaTGTCTAAGaacaaataatacttttttaaatataattatataaatataaatgtaaatataaatataaataatttatttttagcaaTAATATGGTTAGTACCTTTCCAAGCTTTTAACAGGTGATTAATAATATtcggaataaaaaaaaaagaaaactattcatcattattcattattgaattataaaagtttatttggaaaaaattttgatCCCAAAATTCTTATCTCCCCTTCAAAACTAATCAAACCCCCATAATTAGGTTATTTTTTCGGcgggctctctctctcaatccaaGAAAGgttttaaaagatatatttagaaattaagaattgtttggataatgaaagtgttttatctcatcattataatatttttaaatttttatataaaatataataaataatttgactttttcaaattttaaaataataataatattaaaaaataatattttatcaatattttattcaactttcgactttcatctcaattcatcttattatccaaacgacatttaaaattttataaatcttaggttttcttgtttttcttctaaaaaatcagaaaattggAATTATTACTTTCTGGATTAGttagatttggatagtgagatgagagttttttagttttagatgaaagtttaaaatattattttttaatattattattgttttgagaattgaaaaaagttaaattgtttattatattttgtgtgaaaatttaaaaaaattgtaataattagataagatgagatgaaaattttgtgtctcattcCATCTTCCAAGCATAAGTTAATCTGAATCTCTCTTTcgttttattatattatttataactctttaattttttatttaaaaactaagAATTAATCCGAAATTCTTACAGACTTAACTCAAGTGgcctaagattttatttaaacatatttaataaatcaacCCGAATCTAGTCACAATGTAGTGGATTAtcgataaataaataataataataataaatagtcttcCAATTATTTAATACTCTAATAATATGAGAATCTTGataaattatagtaaaaataaatttttaattattatatttattttaaaaagattattttttatttttattttatttttttgtagtgttaAAATTTCTGATTCTATTTGAAAGCATGGGTGGTGGATACATTAGTTGTTGTTAGactccaaataattaaaaataataatcaagactctatttttatttaatatgacATACTTTTATTGAGAAGTGTTAAAAACTATAAAGAgactttataaaagaaaattcacaaAGTGATGTAaccttatattatatattaaatctattttataataaaagtcaTTTTACAATCTATTATATcacattattttgtaaatttatttttatgaatctcTTAAtagctaaagcatttctcattgTTATACAT
This genomic interval from Juglans microcarpa x Juglans regia isolate MS1-56 chromosome 4D, Jm3101_v1.0, whole genome shotgun sequence contains the following:
- the LOC121258989 gene encoding ribonuclease T2-like isoform X2; this translates as MVALTTKVMSVSCLVLAIGIYIYPRDHDHSFDYFYLALQWPASVCHEGSNVNCINPLPGNFTIHGLWAQKKIKNHNKLKSYDCNSTSTRKKICRKHPFNYDELKNDKMLMEMMNKSWPNLIEGRSSSPDHEQNKKFWKQEWERHGCCLFNFKSKQKEYFKKTCGMWKQAPLLEIFAAHTFFQGMTRNFTVIAKWSFSPWRAMWFGIVLVREESGFCC
- the LOC121258989 gene encoding ribonuclease 3-like isoform X1, producing the protein MVALTTKVMSVSCLVLAIGIYIYPRDHDHSFDYFYLALQWPASVCHEGSNVNCINPLPGNFTIHGLWAQKKIKNHNKLKSYDCNSTSTRKKICRKHPFNYDELKNDKMLMEMMNKSWPNLIEGRSSSPDHEQNKKFWKQEWERHGCCLFNFKSKQKEYFKKTCGMWKQAPLLEIFAAHKPPITPGRNKKYSLRQYIEAIRRSELRRGAVLKCNKNKPKRLVEVRLCTDKEVTKFVDCPGRILTVSRSCGKYSSKIAFPISYT